DNA from Leptospira yasudae:
GGCGATTCGAGGTCCTGAGGAAGGTTTTTTAAAAAGGAGCAGACTCCTGGAATGTGTTCCTCTTTGACTCCGATCCAAAAGTAGATCCAGATTCCTTCCTTCTGCATTCCGTCGCAAACCTTCATATACCATTTGGAGATCGTGTTTTCCTTTCTCGCTCTCCAGAATAAGATCGGAAACCGAGCGATCATGTCGTCCCAGATATCCCTTCCGACTCCTTCTCCTCTGGCGATTTCGTCCACGGCGAACTTGGAAAGAAAGGTTCCGAACGGAGTGTTCTTGACTAACGCGCAGCCCTTGTATTCGGATTCGAGAACGATTCCCGCGAATTCCTGTTTCCAGAAATCCTCTTTGAGGGAACGCTGAAACGCTTTTTCGATCAGAAGATTCATCTTCTCTTTCGAGACCGAGTTTACGTCCGCGATAAAATCGATTCTGTTTTTTCTACGGAGAAGCGTCCCGCTTCCTTTGATCGTGAATAATTCCTTTAACAACGATGAGGCGGACGTGACGGCGATTCCGAATTCCTTGTCCTTTACGTTTTTATAAAGTTCCAAACAGGAGTTCAAAAGGGCGGAATCCTCCCGGTCGGCGACTACGGAAGAATCGACATCGTAGATGGAGATCTTATTTCCTTCGGAGTAGATTCCGCCTCTCGTATACAGATGGACTAGCTTTTTCGTTTTCAGAGTGGAGCAAAGTTTGGTTAAGAAGGAAAACAGAGCGGCGCCTTTTTCCTCCGCCACAAAGACCGGAAGTTTTTTTTCCGCGAGAGCGGACGCGACCGATCCGGCCAAGTCCTGAGAATGTCGGAATAATTTTCCGGGAAGAATCGAAGACGTTTCTTCCTTGTTATGATTTCTGTAAAAGAGATTGGTATAGGAGATTCCGTCCTTGTCCAAGACGACGACCGGATACAGATCCAGTTTGTGAAGCAACTTGAGGTTGTAAAGAAGCGCTTCCGCGGATTCCATCAAGGTTCCGGAATCCGCGTAGATGACGGCGAACTTTTCGGGTTCGATCGAACGGAAGAGTTTTAAAAATTGAAACGAATCCTTGGTGTTCTCTGTGACTTCTAAAAGTTTAAGGAGAATTTCCTGATGTTTCATTCTTTTTTGATTCGATTATTTGCCTAGAGTGTAGGCAACCAATTTTCCTTTGAGCTTGCCGATTGTCAGGGATTGTTCCTTGTCTTTTTTGAGTTTTAAAAAACCCAAGAGAGAAGTATCGCCGCAGACGATCGCGAGAACGTTCCCCGCAAAATGGTCCTTGAGCCGTTTTCCCCAAGCCGTATAAATTTCCTTGGCTTCTTCCTTGGTTCCGAGACGAACTCCATACGGAGGATTGGTCACGATATATCCGCCGGATATCTTATGTTCGTTTTCGGAGGTAGTCGCATCGGATTCAAAAAAAGTAATGAGATGATCGACTCCCGCGTTCTTCGCGTTCAGCTTCGCTAAATTCAAGGCCTTTTCATCCAAGTCGGATGCGAAGATTTTCGCTACGGAGGAATTCTTCTCATTCTCTTTGCGGTTCGGTTCGCCGAACAACTTTTGAAACGGAAGCGAAGAATCCAAACTTCTGTAATTCGTATATCCGCCGTATAAAAGTTTCAGAGCCGCCTCGATGACCACGGTTCCCGAGCCGCAGAACGGATCGTATAACGGTGATTTGGCGTCCCATCCGGAGTAACGAACCAGCGCGGATGCGAGAATTTCCCGAACGGGAGCTTCTCCTCCGATTCTTCCGTGTCCTCTTTGTTGAAGCGGTCTCGTGTTTAAACCGAGGGAAAGTTTTGCGTGTTCGGAATGAGAACGAAGATAGAGCAGAAAGTCCGGTTCTTCGCGTGAAATTTTCGGAGGTTCTTTCCCTTTGGAACGGAATCGGTCGAAGATCGCGTCCTTCAATCGGTATGTCGCATAACGTGAATCTTTTAACGCGTCCTTGGTGGTCGAATCGATTCGAATCGAATGTTCCGAGCCGAAAATTCTTTCGAAAGGAAACTCGAGCGCTTGATTGTAGAGATCGTCCGGATCTTCCACTCTCCAGAATTTAAGGGAAACGCTGATCCCGGATGCGATTCCGGTGGAAAGAATAAAATCCTTCAACGCTTTGGACGAACCTTGAAAGAAAACTCCTCCTCGGTTTTCGGCGACGATCTTTAAACCGGCTTCCAATACTTCTTCTCGCAAAAGTCCGGACAATCCGTCCGGACAAGAAGCGTGGTATTCGAAAGAATCCGGTTTTGAAAAATCCCATTCTGATTTGGAAGGAGAGGCATTTTGTCGAGGGCGATCCTTGGGATTTCCCTCCGGCTTTCTTACTTTGAGCCGAAGGGATTTTTTCGGTGCGGGTTTTTTAAAATTCGTCACTCGATTTGTTGCGCTAGATAGTTTTCAACGCCGATCTGACGGATGATTTCCTGTTGGGATTCGATCCAATCGATATGCTCTTCTTCGGAGACGAGAATTTTTTCGAACAATTCTCTGGTTCCGTTATCGTTGTTTTTTACAGCGATCGCGATACCTCGGTTGAATCGTTCCACCGCCGCATACTCGAGTTCGAGATCCACTTTTAAGATTTCTTCGATGTTCTTTCCCACCGCGATCTTCATGTATCTCTGAAGATCGGGAACTCCGTCGAGATACAGAATGCGATCGATGATTTCGTCCGCGTGTTTCATCTCGTCGATGGATTCGTGTTTCATAAAATCGGCGAGTTTTTTGAAACCCCAGTTCTTGTTCATCTTCGCATGAATAAAATATTGATTGATTGCCGTAAGTTCAGCCGCAAGGACTTCGCCGAGGATCTCAAGTACTTCTTTGTTACCTTTCATCGTATTCCCCTTGTATCCATTCAGTATAAAAATCATTCTTAATTTTGCAAGGATAGTTTGTAAACAAGGATGAAAAGTCGTCTTGCATGCGTTATTTAATTTTTTTTGATTTTCAATCTCACAATTTTTGAAAACATAGACTTCCATGTCTTCATCCGTATTCATTATCGATTCCGAATTGAGTCGCTTCGGAAAAACTGAACTTGATTATCATTCTCTTTCGGTGCAAACGGCGGCGAAACTTTTGGAAAGAAATTTTGAGTTTGAACCTCAATTTCTTATTTTTGCGGCGATGGCTCCCGAACGTTATACGGGAGAAATCTTTCTTCCCGCAAGAATCAAGGAAAGCCTCGGTTTAAAAAATTGTTTTACGATCAGAACCGAGACCGCATCCTCTTCCGGCGCGAGCGCTCTGCATACGGCGACGTATCTTTTACGATCGGGAGCGTTTCAAAGAGGGATCGTGATCGCAACCGAGGTGATGAGTCGTCTCGAACGGGAAGAAAACAATCTTCTGCTCGGGAGCGTTTTATCGGAACGTCAAAAAGGATTCGCGATGTCGATGGCACAGGGCGGAGGAATGATCGCGACCCGTTATCTGCACGAATACGGATACGATCGAAAGGATCTATACGCTCTTTCCAAAAAGCTGCACGACAACGGACTCAAAAACGAGAAGGCCCATATCCGAAAGAATATTACGGAAGAAGAATATTTTAAATCTCCCATGTTCACGAGCCCTCTGTGTCTTTACGATATTTCTCCTCTTTCCGACGGAAGCTGCGCGATCTTGCTCAGTTCCGAAAAAAAGAATTCTTCCCGGCCTCTGAAAATTTCCGGTATCGGACACGGGATCGGAAATCTTTCCTCCGCGCCGGGGAGTTTAAGTTTTCCTTCCAGCGTTTCCGCGTTTGCGGGAGCTTACAAAGAATCGGGTCTGAAACCGGAACAGATTCAGATCGCCGAGTTGCACGACGCGTTTACTCCGTTCGAGTTGATCGGAGCCGAAGACGCGGGATTGTTTCCGAAAGGAAAGGCGTTACGTTATGTGAAAGAGGGAAAAACTCATCCGGACGGACAACTTCCGATCAACGCATCGGGAGGTTTGAAAACGAGAGGACATCCGGTGGGAGTTTCCGGCTTGGCTCAAATCGCGGAACTGCAGACTTGGATGTATCGCGAGGATCGTTTTCAAAACGGCTTGGCGCTTTCCATCGGCGGTTTGGGCGTGAATAATTTTGCGACGATTCTTTCCAAAGTTTAGAATGGAACTTAACGGTGAATGAAAAAATATTGCTGATTCAGACCGCGTTCTTAGGCGATCTGATCTTAACGACTTCCTTCTTTCGGGAAGTGAAAAAGAAATATCCGAATTCCCATCTGACGGTTCTCGTCAACAAGGGAACCGAGGCGGTACTCGAGGCGAATCCTCATATCGATCGATTGATTCCTCTCGATAAAAAGGAATTTAAGAAATCCCTTTGGAAATTTTTCTCCTTTCTGTTCGGACTCCGAAAGGAACGTTATACGCTTTGTCTTCTCCCGCATTTTTCCTTTCGATCGACTCTGATCGGATTTGCGAGCGGAGCCAAGGTGCGAATCGGTTACGAATCCGCCGGATTCTCCTTTTTACTCACTCGAAAAATTCCGAGACCGATCCACGGAATGCACGAGGTGGAAAAACTTTTCTCGTTGTTATACGACAAGGAAGAAGTTTCCAAAATTCCGAAACGCCCCGAACTTTTTTGGAGAGAAGAATCCGTGTTCCGCGTGCGGGTTTTGATGAAAGAGAACGGACTCGAACCGGGAAACTTCGTGTTGCTCGCTCCTAGTTCCGTCTGGGAAACCAAACGTATGCCCGCTTCCAAGTTCCGCGTCTTAGGGGAACGTCTTGCAAAAGAATCCGGCAAGAAGGTAGTACTCATCGGTTCCAAAGCCGACGTGGAACTCTGCGAACAAGTGGGAGCCGGTTACGCGATCAATCTTGCGGGGAAAACCAATCTTCCCGAGTTGTCCTTTCTCGTGTCCAAAGCGGCCTTGATGGTCAGCAACGATTCATCCCCGATCCATTTCGCCTCCGCGTTCAACATTCCCACGTTAGCCGTCTTCGGTGCGACCGTACCCGATTTCGGTTATACTCCGCTTTCGGATTCTTTCTATATCTCCGAGATCCAAGGTTTGTATTGTCGTCCCTGCGGAATTCACGGAGGAAGGGTTTGTCCCGAAGGACATTTTCGCTGTATGAAGGAACAGGATACGGACAAACTGTTCGAAACGTCCGTCCAATTAGTAAAAGGGTTTTCCAAATGAATCAGAATCCGTACAAACAAAGAATCGCAGACGTACAGAAAAGACTCAAAGAAGGGGAGGTTCTGATCGTTTTTGCGGCCTCTCATTTAATCCGAAATCGGGACGTGGACTATAAGTTTCGTCAGGATTCGGATTATTATTATCTCACGGGTCTGGACGAATCCGACGGAATTCTAATATTAAAAAATTCTTATAAATCCATCTTCGTTCTTCCTAAGGACAAGGAAAAGGAGATCTGGACCGGGATTCGGATCGGAAAGGAACAGGCAAAGAATCTTTTAGGTTTGGACGAATCCTTCGATACGACCGAATGGGAATCCAAACTCGACGAGATCCTCCTCAATCAGCACACTCTGTATCATTTTTTCGGAAAGAATCTCGTTCGGGATTCCAAACTCATCGAATGGATCTATTCCCTCAATCAAAGATCGAGAGAGGGAAAATTCGGTCCGAGAAGAATC
Protein-coding regions in this window:
- a CDS encoding THUMP domain-containing class I SAM-dependent RNA methyltransferase, whose protein sequence is MTNFKKPAPKKSLRLKVRKPEGNPKDRPRQNASPSKSEWDFSKPDSFEYHASCPDGLSGLLREEVLEAGLKIVAENRGGVFFQGSSKALKDFILSTGIASGISVSLKFWRVEDPDDLYNQALEFPFERIFGSEHSIRIDSTTKDALKDSRYATYRLKDAIFDRFRSKGKEPPKISREEPDFLLYLRSHSEHAKLSLGLNTRPLQQRGHGRIGGEAPVREILASALVRYSGWDAKSPLYDPFCGSGTVVIEAALKLLYGGYTNYRSLDSSLPFQKLFGEPNRKENEKNSSVAKIFASDLDEKALNLAKLNAKNAGVDHLITFFESDATTSENEHKISGGYIVTNPPYGVRLGTKEEAKEIYTAWGKRLKDHFAGNVLAIVCGDTSLLGFLKLKKDKEQSLTIGKLKGKLVAYTLGK
- a CDS encoding thiolase family protein, whose protein sequence is MSSSVFIIDSELSRFGKTELDYHSLSVQTAAKLLERNFEFEPQFLIFAAMAPERYTGEIFLPARIKESLGLKNCFTIRTETASSSGASALHTATYLLRSGAFQRGIVIATEVMSRLEREENNLLLGSVLSERQKGFAMSMAQGGGMIATRYLHEYGYDRKDLYALSKKLHDNGLKNEKAHIRKNITEEEYFKSPMFTSPLCLYDISPLSDGSCAILLSSEKKNSSRPLKISGIGHGIGNLSSAPGSLSFPSSVSAFAGAYKESGLKPEQIQIAELHDAFTPFELIGAEDAGLFPKGKALRYVKEGKTHPDGQLPINASGGLKTRGHPVGVSGLAQIAELQTWMYREDRFQNGLALSIGGLGVNNFATILSKV
- a CDS encoding acetylglutamate kinase, coding for MKHQEILLKLLEVTENTKDSFQFLKLFRSIEPEKFAVIYADSGTLMESAEALLYNLKLLHKLDLYPVVVLDKDGISYTNLFYRNHNKEETSSILPGKLFRHSQDLAGSVASALAEKKLPVFVAEEKGAALFSFLTKLCSTLKTKKLVHLYTRGGIYSEGNKISIYDVDSSVVADREDSALLNSCLELYKNVKDKEFGIAVTSASSLLKELFTIKGSGTLLRRKNRIDFIADVNSVSKEKMNLLIEKAFQRSLKEDFWKQEFAGIVLESEYKGCALVKNTPFGTFLSKFAVDEIARGEGVGRDIWDDMIARFPILFWRARKENTISKWYMKVCDGMQKEGIWIYFWIGVKEEHIPGVCSFLKNLPQDLESPKSEPL
- a CDS encoding glycosyltransferase family 9 protein; translated protein: MNEKILLIQTAFLGDLILTTSFFREVKKKYPNSHLTVLVNKGTEAVLEANPHIDRLIPLDKKEFKKSLWKFFSFLFGLRKERYTLCLLPHFSFRSTLIGFASGAKVRIGYESAGFSFLLTRKIPRPIHGMHEVEKLFSLLYDKEEVSKIPKRPELFWREESVFRVRVLMKENGLEPGNFVLLAPSSVWETKRMPASKFRVLGERLAKESGKKVVLIGSKADVELCEQVGAGYAINLAGKTNLPELSFLVSKAALMVSNDSSPIHFASAFNIPTLAVFGATVPDFGYTPLSDSFYISEIQGLYCRPCGIHGGRVCPEGHFRCMKEQDTDKLFETSVQLVKGFSK
- the bfr gene encoding bacterioferritin — encoded protein: MKGNKEVLEILGEVLAAELTAINQYFIHAKMNKNWGFKKLADFMKHESIDEMKHADEIIDRILYLDGVPDLQRYMKIAVGKNIEEILKVDLELEYAAVERFNRGIAIAVKNNDNGTRELFEKILVSEEEHIDWIESQQEIIRQIGVENYLAQQIE